A region of Solea solea chromosome 7, fSolSol10.1, whole genome shotgun sequence DNA encodes the following proteins:
- the si:dkey-202l22.6 gene encoding interferon-induced very large GTPase 1, translated as MSIKLSKRLSSKKKYPPDPPNDNLRAQILCNLGLEFFKYVPMDPACMLEISTWSLEDQAPQESKDLPNAFLRRLWLLSPDARSTCCKGPSDAPDDTNNLPEIPNGLCRESQSILNPLDLVTAVFMSANNFLQQEMTWRMVQCQFAVPLVLPSMIPEEPSHFLLWPMRSVVSHWTSHLPAQNEKVQEGNLASTRMPMVSCVKLGRCGVSKSQVLNQIITGLKSCNETFVHRGMDGGQIPQTLSNGLVEIGWYVPSEDTLRDFLPVPMVISNLRGDASMHEKCFSLLCQASSVVIVFCDTLREKDKQLLASYKDMASELIVVDMDSGKNENSVVGFAGLNFVKDMGVPEGSVLQGKDLSEEELAHRLCEILKELYPDKLKLVTLEEAAEIAVELGLNLDEGTRCKQAMATMEKVLKGLDGGLDQFKEKQLPLQGPLWSKLTEIEKKESKLEKEEKQLHLQLRKEKKAILAELRSYKMTPAMKIFTNALFTTDKVERTFFLNWMKLRLTLKRTETESHTHDLFTDPKTESQNGMSEHSDQLSDDQNVNNDLFDSDSFCTDSMFEGENSDEQPVNAGLTENLGSAVDLVPEQELHMTSNGAIQSEGITENSFEEQNQDSDLESNVSLSCQETQQCKHELTLAAADSNPTEQRMHPDVPTEPQMMMDLVEPGQVEVDQVEPDPSSLGLEHFLREMGLIFDLTYISPGIGSQSVLRLPSLAADLLLYGVPLELMDGDASNIPIRWLGCVFGELKRRLPQQPKMRVVTNLGVHHANNAEVLLALFGVQFPNGGKRTTRGVYMVLLCLPQSLRKPMRCDYLLLINVDGLCSPSQDNKINTRIHDNEMVTVATALSNVIMHNIASHASSDFETDFTVIVSALLRIKESGPVPSCQILVQDEDINSLLLASQLKRVCEMLQDATEVKGTNNSDEQKTKNTSDITCIKGPWSSASQSDPVDSQYGKAVLKFKRNVFESLEKWAAKYEATSLPQFMIRLSAVWDALKKESFATGLQNTNTALAFSLFCIDFSQWEDSFLEHTKSWLLGAERKIFATKERALKAEIQNGLLRALKDEVKVDIKTELDKLKSDVDTYMMANDILKERFETLQPICMWYIDDLRERVTQESMQRLATASESHCSYVQLNKFETLLEKEQESTLCKLLENSKSTKVLLQDEKLEEEFEAVWNTTLSSFEFRPTENENITARVTDILRQNLISRGLHKHMKKTEDISQNLISGFQVCDDHFGYRNRIKKDNNKLQKSEAEQVACTLIAEYKQFVADKSSLVANFSDSYITEILENVEKTLREKSMEIRTAFEVDLKVYLCSWACQDFQKVHDRYAKDKELLTYMTVSKRTYLAKFIYQFRKRDQRHRVAQAFTSIVIKPAVLDYIYGPLGPHIVQDIQSKQQQYQSSRAFNQSLLEELIKEDSFEGFLEYLHCYDAYRQKKVQDTLVAYLSESTSVNNWRLNRLGEIVGKIAAAMSQTAEDTNGVQRDTKPLLERVCLILESDADLDVSRSSLDGPLFSIVTEWDHFVKHLMELLAALRLDLAQEFSQKVDVTQLLSCLPSDPKQSLFNRVRGCDKRCPLCRAPCEEETKGHQVHRAVFHRPKWMLPFVSVISCPEIMSECDSVQNQDMKSTCVPCRNFLSLNTDWAIDPEDQNMQMSSAYWRYVLVRFREKFLREYGEMAANIPLEWNTVTAEEALSSLKDAYLTRLC; from the exons ATGTCGATAAAGCTTTCTAAACGCTTAAGCAGCAAGaagaaat ATCCTCCCGATCCTCCAAATGATAATCTCCGAGCACAGATACTATGTAACCTGGGCCTGGAGTTCTTCAAGTATGTACCAATGGACCCAGCATGCATGCTGGAGATCAGCACTTGGTCTTTGGAGGATCAAGCTCCTCAAGAGTCCAAAGATCTGCCAAATGCTTTTCTTCGACGTCTTTGGCTACTCAGCCCAGATGCCAGGAGTACTTGCTGCAAAGGTCCAAGTGATGCTCCAGATGATACCAACAATTTACCTGAGATACCGAATGGTTTGTGTAGAGAAAGCCAGTCCATCTTAAATCCCCTTGATCTAGTCACAGCTGTCTTTATGTCTGCCAACAACTTCCTTCAGCAGGAGATGACATGGCGCATGGTGCAGTGCCAGTTTGCTGTGCCCCTAGTCCTACCAAGTATGATTCCTGAAGAACCTAGTCACTTTCTTCTCTGGCCCATGAGAAGTGTTGTGAGCCATTGGACAAGTCACTTACCCGCACAAAATGAGAAGGTTCAAGAAGGTAATTTGGCAAGTACGCGCATGCCGATGGTTTCTTGTGTGAAACTTGGTCGCTGCGGTGTCTCCAAGTCACAGGTCCTCAACCAAATCATAACTGGACTCAAATCTTGCAACGAAACATTTGTACACAGGGGAATGGATGGAGGGCAGATTCCCCAAACACTATCCAATGGCCTGGTAGAGATTGGATGGTATGTCCCCAGTGAAGACACTTTGAGAGATTTTCTCCCTGTCCCTATGGTCATCTCTAACCTACGTGGTGATGCCAGCATGCATGAGAAATGCTTCAGCCTTCTATGTCAAGCTTCTTCAGTTGTGATTGTTTTCTGCGATACTCTTagggaaaaagacaaacaacttCTTGCTTCCTACAAAGACATGGCAAGCGAGCTCATAGTGGTTGACATGGACTCTGGGAAAAATGAGAACAGTGTTGTGGGGTTTGCTGGTCTAAACTTTGTAAAAGACATGGGGGTACCTGAAGGGTCAGTGCTGCAAGGGAAAGATTTGAGTGAGGAGGAACTTGCTCATAGGTTGTGTGAGATACTGAAAGAGCTGTATCCAGACAAACTGAAACTTGTTACACTAGAGGAAGCAGCAGAAATAGCAGTGGAGCTTGGCCTTAATTTAGATGAAGGGACACGCTGTAAACAGGCAATGGCCACAATGGAGAAAGTATTAAAAGGTTTGGATGGTGGACTTGACCAGTTTAAGGAGAAGCAGCTTCCTTTACAGGGGCCTTTGTGGAGCAAActgacagaaatagaaaagaaGGAGAGTAAactggaaaaagaagaaaaacagcttcACCTCCAACTgcgaaaagaaaagaaagccaTTTTGGCTGAGTTGAGGAGCTACAAAATGACCCCAGCAATGAAGATTTTTACCAATGCGCTTTTCACGACAGATAAAGTTGAGAGGACCTTTTTCCTGAACTGGATGAAATTGAGGCTTACCCTAAAGCGAACTGAAACAGAAAGCCATACACATGATCTATTCACAGATCCGAAGACAGAAAGTCAAAATGGTATGTCTGAACATTCTGATCAGCTCTCAGATGATCAGAATGTCAACAATGACCTCTTTGACAGTGATAGCTTCTGTACAGACTCAATGTTTGAAGGCGAGAACTCTGATGAACAACCTGTCAATGCTGGACTGACTGAAAATCTTGGGTCCGCAGTTGATTTAGTTCCAGAGCAGGAGTTGCATATGACATCCAATGGTGCAATTCAAAGCGAAGGCATAACTGAAAACAGTTTTGAAGAACAAAACCAAGACAGTGATTTGGAGTCTAATGTATCCTTGAGCTGCCAAGAGACACAGCAATGTAAACATGAGCTAACACTAGCAGCCGCAGATTCAAACCCTACTGAACAACGTATGCACCCAGATGTTCCCACTGAACCACAGATGATGATGGATCTGGTTGAACCTGGACAGGTTGAAGTTGATCAGGTTGAACCTGATCCATCTTCACTGGGGCTTGAGCACTTTTTGCGTGAGATGGGCCTAATTTTTGACCTTACTTACATCAGCCCTGGCATTGGGAGCCAGAGTGTGTTGCGTCTACCCAGTTTAGCTGCAGATCTGCTCCTTTACGGGGTTCCACTTGAGCTAATGGATGGGGATGCCTCAAACATTCCCATTCGCTGGCTGGGCTGTGTCTTTGGAGAGCTCAAACGCCGACTCCCACAGCAACCCAAAATGAGAGTGGTTACAAATCTTGGCGTACATCATGCAAATAATGCAGAGGTTCTCTTGGCATTATTTGGTGTACAATTCCCCAATGGAGGCAAAAGAACCACTAGAGGGGTGTACATGGTTTTGCTCTGTCTCCCACAATCCTTGAGAAAGCCCATGAGGTGTGATTATCTACTGTTAATCAATGTAGACGGCCTCTGCTCACCTTCTcaagacaacaaaataaataccagGATCCATGACAATGAGATGGTCACTGTTGCAACAGCATTGAGCAATGTTATAATGCATAATATTGCTTCACATGCAAGTTCTGACTTTGAAACAGActtcactgtcattgtcagtgCGCTCCTACGCATAAAAGAATCTGGCCCCGTACCCAGCTGCCAAATCCTGGTTCAGGATGAAGATATAAACAGTTTGTTACTAGCCTCGCAGTTGAAGCGTGTTTGTGAGATGCTTCAAGATGCAACTGAGGTCAAAGGAACTAATAATTCAGAtgagcaaaaaacaaagaacacaagCGACATCACCTGTATCAAAGGGCCTTGGTCCAGTGCATCCCAATCTGATCCAGTTGATAGCCAGTATGGTAAGGCTGTTTTGAAGTTTAAAAGAAACGTGTTTGAGTCATTGGAAAAATGGGCAGCTAAATATGAAGCCACAAGTCTGCCACAATTTATGATTCGTTTGAGTGCAGTTTGGGATGCactaaaaaaagaatcattCGCCACTGGTTTGCAAAATACTAACACAGCATtagcattttctttattttgcatAGATTTTTCTCAGTGGGAGGATAGTTTTCTGGAGCACACAAAAAGTTGGCTATTGGGTGCAGAAAGAAAAATCTTTGCCACAAAAGAAAGGGCTTTAAAAGCTGAAATCCAAAATGGCCTTCTGAGAGCGTTGAAGGATGAAGTCAAGGTGGACATCAAAACAGAGTTAGACAAACTCAAGTCAGACGTAGATACCTATATGATGGCAAATGACATCCTCAAAGAGAGATTTGAAACATTACAGCCAATTTGTATGTGGTATATTGATGACCTCCGGGAGCGAGTAACTCAAGAATCAATGCAAAGGTTGGCAACAGCCAGTGAGAGTCATTGTTCTTATGTACAGCTGAACAAATTTGAGACCTTATTGGAAAAAGAGCAAGAGTCCACGCTGTGCAAACTCCTAGAGAACAGCAAGTCAACCAAAGTTCTCCTACAGGATGAAAAACTAGAGGAGGAGTTTGAGGCTGTATGGAATACGACACTGTCCAGCTTTGAATTCAGGCCTACAGAGAATGAGAATATAACTGCAAGAGTGACAGATATCCTGAGACAGAATCTGATCAGCCGTGGTCTccacaaacacatgaagaaaactGAAGACATAAGCCAAAACCTGATATCTGGCTTCCAAGTTTGTGATGACCACTTTGGATACCGCAACAGGATAAAAAAGGACAATAACAAACTCCAGAAGTCAGAGGCTGAACAGGTAGCATGCACTTTGATAGCAGAATACAAACAGTTTGTAGCAGATAAATCAAGCTTAGTGGCAAATTTCTCTGACAGCTACATTACTGAAATTTTAGAGAATGTTGAAAAAACTTTGAGGGAAAAGTCTATGGAAATCAGAACAGCTTTTGAAGTGGACCTTAAAGTGTATCTGTGTAGCTGGGCGTGCCAGGATTTCCAAAAAGTACATGACCGCTATGCCAAAGACAAAGAGCTTTTGACATACATGACTGTGAGCAAGCGTACATACCTGGCAAAATTCATTTACCAGTTCAGGAAGAGGGACCAACGTCACAGGGTTGCACAAGCATTCACCTCCATAGTCATCAAACCTGCTGTTTTGGACTATATCTATGGGCCACTGGGGCCACATATTGTACAAGACATCCAATCTAAACAACAGCAGTATCAGTCCTCACGTGCCTTCAACCAAAGCTTGCTGGAAGAGCTGATAAAGGAAGACAGCTTTGAAGGATTTCTGGAATACTTGCATTGTTATGACGCCTACAGGCAGAAGAAGGTCCAGGACACGCTGGTGGCTTACCTCTCTGAATCAACCAGCGTGAATAATTGGAGGCTAAACCGACTTGGAGAAATTGTAGGAAAGATTGCAGCAGCAATGAGCCAAACAGCAGAGGATACAAATGGAGTGCAGCGCGATACAAAGCCACTGCTGGAAAGAGTGTGCCTCATTTTAGAGAGTGATGCAGATTTAGATGTCTCCAGGTCCTCTCTGGATGGACCTCTCTTCAGTATCGTCACAGAATGGGATCATTTTGTCAAACATTTAATGGAGTTATTGGCTGCATTGCGGTTGGACCTCGCCCAGGAGTTCTCCCAAAAAGTGGATGTCACCCAACTTCTTAGCTGCCTTCCAAGTGACCCCAAACAGTCCCTCTTCAACAGAGTGAGAGGCTGTGATAAGCGATGTCCACTCTGCAGAGCCCCGTgtgaggaggagacaaaaggacATCAGGTTCACAGAGCTGTGTTCCACAGGCCAAAATGGATGCTGCCTTTTGTGTCCGTTATCAGTTGCCCTGAAATTATGAGTGAGTGTGACTCAGTCCAGAACCAGGACATGAAGAGTACATGTGTGCCATGCAGGAACTTCCTTTCCCTCAACACAGACTGGGCCATCGACCCTGAGgaccaaaacatgcagatgtccAGTGCTTACTGGAG GTATGTGTTGGTGAGGTTCAGAGAGAAGTTTCTTAGGGAATATGGGGAGATGGCAGCAAATATTCCTCTGGAGTGGAATACAGTCACTGCGGAGGAGGCTTTAAGCAGTCTGAAGGACGCTTACCTCACTAGACTGTGctga